The Flavobacterium sp. 123 genome contains a region encoding:
- a CDS encoding gliding motility-associated C-terminal domain-containing protein: protein MKNKLLLFLLFNFLIGNKLIAKNLENDKKVIEVDINKNTHRFIWDTIKKSTKKNRTSRTSRISAILPSPIVFAGSSCGDGVTSVQVNLYANGLNNTETIEWFTSQTTIKPVFTGTNFSPSISKTITYYVQSRLGSDVSIRVPVVASVYVAPPAVTLTSSPANNESTPLCVGTPVTFTATGGGDLFEFSVDGVVMQSMSTSKVFTTTTLTDGQVVRVRSRYKVNFDGAISESAWGTAALEDNVLSAPLSVNALGGYINSIKISPTEDKLVFGIAGRIINNRKILLFLDTKSGGFNISNYGDENGSLPFVNAFNFFNDNPSTFDSYFTADYCIAISTDVGETTFSADVIELKTGNSIKTFLGNAVTGIPTAVMGVNKNNTGINDYNLGFEVEVLKSLIGYTNGDIKFFALTMQDDDGSNYNVTNSFLSPERTSNLDYGSAAIDYNTKDPNPVVVSSSALTPCYSESSITMNFVEKPTVATVGTSQFNCTLTSSSLGGNTPVIGSGKWTLKSGSGTVLFSDANSGSSIATVSAAGSYVFTWTISNGLCDPSSADINVDYAVTPPPIVASVKQPTCSVTTGSVLFSGLPSIGTWTITPSVGTAVTGSGTSYEFENLLAATSYSFTVTTENTCVSVPSVQVTINEVPLPPVVPTTISVVQPTCLVPSGTISIATQTGVEYSLNGTTYQNSNIFSGLTPNSYTLYVRKLADATCLAQSVSVTTINPLPVPPVAPTTSSIVQPTCAIPSGTIIINTQSGVEYSLNGINYQSSNTFSGLAPNSYTLYIRNLGDTTCAIQSASTITINALPIPPVVPTSSSVVQPTCLVPSGTIVINTQTGVEYSLNGTIYQSSNTFSGLTPNTYTLYVRNIADATCAMQSISVTTINAVPLVPNIPMAINVVQPNCATPSGTITIETQTGVEYSLNGTTYQSSNIFSGLGPNDYTLYVRNIGDATCMVSSASTTKINLLPLVPIVTTTSIVQPTCAIQSGTIVVTLQNGMEYSLDGVTYQASNVFSGLVPNDYLLYVRNTADFSCLAISTSTIKINPIPTPPLIPTLLSVVQPICEKPSGTITINTQVGVEYSLNGINYQASNVFAGLSPNTYTLYVRNSADHTCSAQSSSVIIVDPLPLLPLTPTLLSVNQPTCFEPFGKIVINEQPNVQYSIGGVYQDSNIFENVAPGNYVLSVRFKSSIACISIGASQTINPIPIEIQFEISGDCVNKEYILTANPLVNSYNPNAVSYQWKDKDGLTVGTNSNVLNVSNLISSNVVNDIVFPISYTLKITSTDTGCETSSSATVESIYCNIQKGISPDGNGLNEYFDLRLMKVEKLEIFNRYGVRVYDQSNYTNQWKGQSNNEEELPDATYYYVIKMDNGQTKTGWIYLIREK, encoded by the coding sequence ATGAAAAATAAATTACTTTTATTCTTGTTGTTTAATTTTTTAATAGGAAATAAATTAATTGCAAAAAATTTAGAGAATGATAAGAAAGTTATTGAAGTTGATATAAATAAAAACACACATCGTTTTATTTGGGATACAATAAAAAAGAGTACTAAAAAAAATAGAACATCAAGAACATCAAGAATATCGGCAATATTACCATCGCCTATAGTATTTGCTGGAAGTTCTTGTGGTGATGGAGTAACATCTGTACAAGTTAATCTTTATGCAAATGGTTTAAATAACACAGAAACTATAGAGTGGTTTACTAGCCAAACAACCATAAAACCAGTATTTACAGGTACTAATTTTAGCCCAAGTATTAGTAAAACGATTACTTATTATGTACAAAGTCGTTTAGGAAGTGATGTTAGTATTCGTGTCCCTGTAGTAGCATCCGTTTATGTGGCTCCTCCAGCGGTTACTTTGACATCTTCTCCTGCAAACAATGAGTCTACTCCATTATGTGTTGGTACGCCAGTTACTTTTACAGCAACAGGTGGCGGTGATTTATTTGAGTTCTCTGTTGATGGAGTTGTAATGCAATCAATGTCAACCAGCAAAGTATTTACAACAACTACATTGACAGATGGTCAAGTGGTTCGTGTTCGCTCAAGATATAAAGTAAATTTTGATGGTGCAATTTCAGAAAGTGCATGGGGAACAGCCGCTTTAGAGGACAATGTTCTATCCGCTCCATTATCTGTAAATGCTTTGGGCGGATATATAAATTCCATTAAAATAAGTCCGACAGAGGATAAATTAGTCTTTGGTATAGCTGGAAGAATAATTAATAATAGAAAAATTTTATTATTTCTGGACACAAAGTCTGGTGGTTTTAACATTTCAAATTATGGTGATGAAAATGGATCGCTTCCTTTTGTTAATGCCTTTAATTTCTTCAATGATAATCCAAGTACTTTTGATTCTTATTTTACTGCGGATTATTGTATTGCTATTTCGACAGATGTTGGTGAAACCACTTTTTCTGCAGATGTCATTGAACTAAAAACGGGTAATTCCATTAAGACCTTTTTAGGTAATGCAGTCACTGGTATACCAACTGCTGTAATGGGAGTAAATAAAAATAACACAGGGATTAATGATTATAATCTTGGCTTTGAAGTAGAAGTTTTGAAATCATTAATTGGTTATACTAATGGTGATATTAAATTTTTTGCCTTAACAATGCAAGATGATGATGGTAGTAATTATAATGTTACTAATTCTTTTTTAAGTCCAGAAAGAACATCTAATTTAGATTACGGAAGTGCTGCGATTGATTATAATACTAAGGACCCAAATCCAGTTGTTGTATCTTCATCTGCATTGACACCATGTTATTCTGAGTCAAGTATTACAATGAATTTTGTCGAAAAACCGACTGTAGCAACTGTTGGTACAAGCCAATTCAACTGTACATTGACTAGTAGCTCACTTGGTGGAAACACTCCAGTAATTGGTTCGGGGAAATGGACATTAAAATCTGGTTCTGGTACAGTACTATTTAGTGATGCTAATTCTGGATCTTCTATAGCAACAGTTAGTGCAGCAGGTTCTTATGTTTTTACTTGGACAATATCAAATGGTTTATGTGATCCCTCTTCAGCTGATATTAATGTAGATTATGCGGTAACACCACCACCAATTGTTGCTTCAGTCAAACAGCCAACATGTTCTGTTACTACTGGAAGTGTTTTGTTTTCAGGACTTCCTTCAATAGGAACTTGGACAATAACTCCCTCGGTAGGAACTGCTGTGACAGGATCAGGGACATCTTATGAATTTGAAAATTTGTTAGCAGCAACAAGTTATTCCTTTACTGTTACTACTGAAAACACATGTGTTTCGGTTCCCTCGGTTCAAGTAACTATTAATGAAGTACCGCTTCCTCCAGTTGTTCCAACTACAATTAGTGTCGTGCAGCCGACTTGTTTAGTGCCTTCTGGAACAATTTCGATAGCAACACAAACAGGGGTTGAATATAGTTTAAACGGTACTACTTATCAAAACTCAAATATATTTTCAGGATTAACTCCAAATTCATATACTTTATATGTTAGAAAGCTTGCTGATGCAACTTGTTTAGCACAATCTGTTTCTGTAACAACTATTAATCCATTGCCAGTGCCTCCAGTTGCGCCAACGACCTCAAGCATTGTACAACCAACTTGTGCTATACCATCAGGAACCATTATTATAAATACTCAATCAGGAGTTGAGTATAGTTTGAATGGTATAAACTATCAAAGCTCTAATACGTTTTCAGGATTAGCTCCTAATTCTTATACTTTATATATAAGAAACCTAGGTGATACTACTTGTGCTATACAATCAGCATCAACAATAACCATTAATGCTTTACCAATTCCACCTGTTGTTCCAACTAGTTCAAGTGTTGTACAACCAACTTGTTTAGTGCCATCTGGGACTATTGTTATAAATACACAAACAGGAGTTGAATATAGTTTAAATGGTACAATCTATCAAAGTTCAAATACTTTTTCAGGATTAACACCTAATACTTATACTCTTTATGTTAGAAATATTGCAGACGCAACTTGTGCTATGCAATCGATATCTGTAACAACTATTAATGCAGTCCCATTAGTTCCTAATATTCCAATGGCAATAAATGTTGTGCAGCCTAATTGTGCAACCCCATCTGGAACAATTACTATTGAAACTCAAACAGGAGTTGAATATAGTCTGAATGGAACTACTTACCAATCTTCAAATATTTTTTCAGGATTAGGGCCAAATGATTATACTTTGTATGTTAGAAACATTGGAGATGCAACTTGTATGGTTTCTTCGGCATCAACAACAAAAATTAATTTACTTCCATTAGTTCCAATAGTTACAACTACAAGTATTGTGCAGCCAACCTGCGCCATACAATCAGGTACAATCGTGGTCACGTTACAAAACGGAATGGAATATAGTTTAGATGGAGTGACCTATCAAGCCTCAAATGTTTTTTCTGGTTTGGTACCTAACGATTACTTATTGTATGTTAGAAATACGGCTGATTTTAGTTGTTTAGCCATATCTACATCAACAATAAAAATTAATCCAATACCGACGCCACCGCTTATTCCAACCTTGTTAAGTGTAGTTCAACCTATTTGCGAAAAGCCATCTGGAACAATTACAATCAATACGCAGGTTGGGGTTGAATATAGTTTGAATGGAATAAATTATCAAGCTTCAAATGTTTTTGCAGGATTATCACCTAACACATATACATTATATGTTAGAAATAGTGCCGATCATACATGTTCAGCTCAAAGTAGTTCAGTAATAATAGTTGATCCGCTACCTTTGTTGCCATTAACGCCTACTTTATTATCCGTAAATCAGCCAACATGCTTTGAGCCTTTCGGTAAAATAGTAATTAATGAGCAACCAAATGTTCAATATAGTATTGGAGGAGTCTATCAGGATAGCAATATATTTGAAAATGTAGCACCAGGAAATTATGTATTAAGTGTACGATTTAAAAGTAGCATAGCCTGTATATCTATAGGTGCAAGCCAAACAATCAATCCTATTCCAATTGAAATTCAGTTTGAAATCTCAGGTGATTGTGTGAATAAAGAATATATACTTACGGCTAATCCATTAGTGAATTCATATAATCCTAATGCTGTAAGTTACCAATGGAAAGATAAAGATGGGTTGACTGTAGGGACAAATAGTAATGTGCTTAATGTGTCTAATCTGATTTCATCAAATGTTGTTAACGATATTGTATTTCCGATTTCATATACCCTAAAAATTACTTCAACAGATACAGGATGTGAAACATCTAGTAGTGCTACTGTTGAATCTATTTATTGTAATATTCAAAAAGGAATTTCGCCAGATGGCAATGGATTAAATGAATATTTTGACCTAAGGTTAATGAAAGTTGAAAAACTTGAAATATTTAATAGATATGGAGTGAGGGTTTATGATCAAAGTAATTATACAAATCAGTGGAAAGGACAATCTAATAATGAAGAAGAACTTCCAGATGCAACATATTATTATGTTATAAAAATGGATAATGGGCAAACAAAAACAGGTTGGATTTATTTAATTAGAGAAAAATAA
- a CDS encoding type IX secretion system membrane protein PorP/SprF, with translation MNKIFLTSLLVFICCSGIKAQQNPHYTQYMYNMNLVNPAYAGSKESISFGLLYRKQWVNIEDAPTSFTFSGHSPVGDNVGIGLSLLSDKIGPVTEQNVFGDFSYTLKLGATQRLAFGVKTGVSFHKVGLRDIQSSLPDPTDGIFGTDINDASFNFGTGVFYYADKYYVSFSLPNLIKTAHLDYNGREYGTDVSHYFLTAGYIFDINSDLKFKPSFMLKSAFKVSPSLDASANFLYKEKFEIGATYRLGDSFGGMINFAIAPELRIGYAYDHVVSDLRYTSSSSHEFILLYDLFSAKKVSRSPRFF, from the coding sequence ATGAATAAAATATTTTTAACTTCTCTTTTAGTTTTTATATGCTGTAGTGGTATAAAAGCGCAGCAAAATCCTCATTATACTCAATATATGTATAATATGAATCTTGTAAATCCAGCTTACGCAGGATCAAAAGAGAGTATTTCTTTTGGACTTCTATATAGAAAACAATGGGTAAATATAGAAGATGCTCCAACTTCTTTTACTTTTTCTGGTCATTCTCCAGTGGGAGATAATGTTGGGATTGGATTGTCTTTACTCTCAGATAAAATAGGACCTGTAACGGAACAAAATGTATTTGGAGATTTCTCTTATACCTTAAAATTAGGAGCCACTCAACGATTGGCCTTCGGAGTAAAAACTGGCGTGTCCTTTCATAAAGTTGGTTTGAGGGATATTCAATCTAGTTTACCAGACCCAACAGACGGTATTTTTGGAACCGATATAAATGATGCCTCATTTAATTTTGGAACAGGAGTTTTTTATTACGCCGATAAATATTATGTTTCTTTCTCGTTGCCTAATTTAATTAAAACGGCACATTTAGATTATAACGGAAGAGAATATGGTACTGATGTTTCTCATTATTTTTTAACCGCTGGATATATTTTTGATATTAATAGCGACTTAAAATTTAAACCTTCTTTTATGCTTAAATCCGCATTTAAAGTATCTCCATCATTAGATGCATCAGCCAATTTTTTATACAAAGAAAAATTTGAAATTGGAGCTACCTATAGATTAGGGGATAGTTTTGGAGGTATGATAAATTTTGCAATTGCTCCTGAATTGCGCATTGGATATGCATATGATCATGTCGTTTCTGATTTAAGATATACATCGTCATCATCTCATGAATTTATTCTTTTGTATGATTTGTTTTCTGCGAAAAAAGTATCACGTTCTCCAAGATTTTTCTAA
- a CDS encoding tol-pal system YbgF family protein, whose translation MKKNTILLIFVLVSISITAQNKNTSKADKLFDSYEYTQAVNEYLKLVTKEDSDVYVSKQLAECYYNMYNTVEAEKWFRKVIQSQSKQNPDTYYKYAQVLKSNAKYVESDEQMKIFSGMTANDQRAINFNKNQNYLQELNNKQRLFDVTEISINSPKSDFGAVLYGDALYFVSSRNESNKLYGWNNEPFLDIYKSTYNASKGSYSSPTSVDELNTKFHEGPVSITKDGNVIYFSSESFNENLFNKDKVKK comes from the coding sequence ATGAAAAAAAATACCATTTTATTGATTTTTGTTTTAGTAAGTATTTCGATTACTGCTCAAAATAAAAACACAAGTAAAGCAGATAAATTATTTGATAGTTATGAATACACGCAAGCTGTAAATGAATATCTCAAATTGGTTACAAAAGAGGATTCTGATGTGTATGTTAGTAAACAACTCGCGGAATGCTATTATAATATGTATAATACGGTAGAAGCAGAGAAGTGGTTTAGAAAAGTAATTCAATCTCAATCTAAGCAAAATCCAGATACTTATTATAAATATGCACAAGTGCTTAAATCTAATGCTAAATATGTAGAGTCTGATGAGCAAATGAAAATATTTTCAGGAATGACAGCTAATGATCAAAGAGCTATTAATTTTAATAAAAATCAAAATTATCTACAAGAGTTAAATAATAAACAAAGACTTTTTGATGTAACTGAAATTTCAATTAATTCTCCAAAATCCGATTTTGGAGCTGTTCTTTATGGTGATGCGCTTTATTTTGTTAGTTCTAGGAATGAAAGCAATAAATTATATGGATGGAATAATGAGCCCTTTTTAGATATTTATAAATCAACATATAATGCAAGTAAAGGTTCTTATTCGTCACCTACTTCTGTTGATGAATTAAATACAAAGTTTCATGAAGGGCCAGTTTCTATAACTAAAGATGGGAACGTAATCTATTTTTCAAGCGAAAGTTTTAATGAAAATCTATTCAACAAAGACAAAGTAAAAAAATAA
- a CDS encoding OmpA family protein, whose translation MTSLPFNSKMFSSGNPSIDSDGKTLYFASNMPGSIGGTDIWKVTINNDGTYGNPENLGNKINTVENENFPFIADNNVLYFSSNGLTGFGGFDIFSVDLNKNGMPNNLGKPVNTEKNDFAFSYNKETNIAFLSSNRSGKDHIYSAVPICKMEILTVVKNAKTKTTLSDARVVILDAMGATLDTQMSNAKGEVSYLVDCNKAYSVKFFKDGFVSKTIPVAKTNEAKVTIEASIEPIEVVVTETEIILKPIYFEFNKSNITSQGAAELDKLVYVMSQNDKLIIFAKSHTDSRGTDEYNLKLSERRAEATVQYIVSKGISADRISGKGFGESEPKVNCTADCTFAEHAINRRSEFLIIKK comes from the coding sequence ATGACTTCGTTGCCTTTTAATAGTAAAATGTTTTCTTCAGGAAATCCTTCAATAGACAGTGATGGTAAAACGCTTTATTTTGCTTCAAACATGCCCGGCTCAATTGGAGGAACTGATATTTGGAAAGTGACTATAAATAATGATGGGACTTATGGGAATCCAGAAAATTTAGGAAATAAAATCAATACAGTTGAGAACGAGAATTTTCCATTTATAGCGGATAATAATGTTCTTTATTTTTCTTCAAATGGTTTAACGGGTTTTGGTGGATTTGATATTTTTTCTGTGGACTTAAATAAAAACGGAATGCCTAATAATCTTGGAAAACCTGTCAATACGGAGAAAAATGATTTTGCATTTTCATATAATAAAGAAACTAATATTGCTTTCCTTTCTAGTAACCGTTCTGGCAAGGATCATATTTATAGTGCGGTTCCAATATGTAAAATGGAAATTTTAACGGTTGTAAAAAATGCCAAAACCAAAACTACATTATCAGATGCTAGAGTTGTAATTCTAGACGCTATGGGTGCTACTTTAGATACACAGATGTCAAATGCCAAAGGAGAAGTCTCCTATTTGGTTGATTGTAATAAAGCATATTCTGTAAAATTTTTTAAAGATGGGTTTGTTTCTAAAACAATTCCTGTAGCTAAAACTAATGAAGCAAAGGTTACTATAGAGGCTTCAATAGAACCAATTGAAGTTGTAGTTACTGAAACAGAAATTATCTTGAAACCAATTTATTTTGAGTTTAATAAAAGTAATATAACAAGTCAAGGAGCTGCAGAGCTTGATAAATTAGTATATGTAATGTCTCAAAATGATAAGCTTATTATCTTTGCTAAATCACATACGGATTCAAGAGGAACTGATGAATATAATTTGAAATTATCAGAAAGAAGAGCTGAGGCTACTGTTCAATATATTGTTTCTAAAGGTATTTCTGCGGATAGAATATCAGGAAAAGGATTTGGAGAATCTGAACCTAAAGTAAATTGCACAGCGGATTGTACTTTTGCAGAGCATGCAATTAATAGAAGATCAGAGTTCTTGATTATTAAAAAATAA
- a CDS encoding tRNA-(ms[2]io[6]A)-hydroxylase, which yields MLGLKLATDPRWVNIVESNIEEILTDHAWCEQKAASNAISLVTYNSELEELVTEMLIIAKEELDHLQLVHELIKKKGLTLGRERKDHYVNELFKFMKKDGSRKDALCDRLLFSAMIEARSCERFKVLSENITDPELAKFYRDLMISEAGHYTTFLGFARKYADNIDVDKRWQEWIEFETSIIINYGKKETVHG from the coding sequence ATGTTAGGATTAAAATTAGCTACTGACCCACGCTGGGTAAACATAGTCGAATCGAATATAGAGGAAATTTTGACTGACCATGCTTGGTGTGAACAAAAAGCAGCATCAAATGCTATTAGTTTGGTTACCTACAACTCTGAATTAGAAGAATTAGTAACTGAAATGCTAATTATTGCAAAAGAAGAACTTGATCATTTACAACTCGTTCATGAATTAATAAAAAAGAAAGGACTCACCTTAGGACGCGAACGAAAGGACCATTACGTAAATGAACTTTTTAAATTCATGAAAAAAGATGGGAGTAGAAAAGATGCTCTTTGCGACCGATTATTATTCTCAGCTATGATTGAAGCCCGTAGTTGCGAACGTTTTAAAGTACTATCTGAAAACATTACTGATCCAGAATTAGCTAAATTCTATCGTGATTTAATGATTAGCGAAGCGGGACATTATACGACCTTTCTTGGTTTTGCCAGAAAATATGCTGATAATATTGATGTTGATAAACGTTGGCAAGAATGGATTGAATTCGAAACCTCCATCATCATAAATTATGGAAAAAAAGAAACGGTTCACGGTTAA
- a CDS encoding glycosyltransferase — protein sequence MNQIRKLLVIGFVWPEPNSSAAGGRMMQLISFFNNQGYQITFSSPALDSDFMVDLKDYNVDKKSIALNCASFDLFIKDLNPDVVLFDRFMIEEQFGWRVAENCPNALRIIDTEDLHCLRLARQKAFKEHRNFIPADLLSEEVAKREIASILRCDLALMISEYEMELLESVFKIDSALLFYLPFLLEPISESILEDLPSFEEREDFVFIGNFLHEPNWNAVQYLKETIWPLVKKKLPKANMSIYGAYPSQKVLQLHNPKEGFFINGRALSASEVVSKAKVVLAPLRFGAGLKGKLVEAMQCGTPSVTTSIGAEAMSGDLVWNGFVNDDAFDFAESAIQLYQNKIIWLKAQQNGIVIINERYSKKNHEENFAKQLEFLLSNLKEHRLANFMGELLQHHTLKSTKYMSKWIEEKNKK from the coding sequence ATGAATCAAATTAGAAAACTTCTTGTTATTGGTTTTGTTTGGCCAGAGCCTAACTCCTCAGCAGCTGGAGGAAGAATGATGCAATTAATATCTTTTTTTAATAATCAAGGATACCAAATTACATTTTCGAGTCCTGCTTTGGATAGTGATTTTATGGTTGATTTAAAAGATTATAATGTTGATAAAAAATCAATTGCCTTGAATTGCGCTAGTTTTGATTTGTTTATAAAAGATTTAAATCCTGATGTTGTTTTGTTTGACCGATTTATGATTGAAGAACAATTTGGATGGCGAGTAGCTGAAAACTGCCCAAATGCTCTCCGAATTATTGATACAGAAGATTTACATTGTTTACGATTAGCGCGCCAAAAAGCATTCAAGGAACATCGAAATTTTATTCCTGCTGATTTGCTTTCCGAAGAGGTTGCCAAAAGAGAAATAGCAAGTATTTTGCGTTGTGATTTAGCGTTGATGATTTCTGAATATGAGATGGAATTGCTTGAATCTGTTTTTAAAATTGATTCTGCTTTGTTGTTTTACTTGCCTTTTTTATTAGAACCGATTTCAGAAAGTATTTTAGAAGATTTGCCTTCATTTGAAGAAAGAGAAGATTTTGTTTTCATTGGTAATTTTCTTCATGAGCCCAATTGGAATGCGGTTCAGTATTTAAAAGAAACGATATGGCCTTTGGTTAAGAAAAAATTACCAAAAGCTAACATGTCTATATACGGAGCATATCCGTCTCAAAAAGTGTTGCAATTGCATAATCCAAAAGAAGGTTTTTTCATAAATGGAAGAGCTTTAAGCGCTTCAGAAGTAGTTTCAAAAGCGAAAGTGGTTCTAGCTCCGTTGCGTTTTGGAGCGGGTTTAAAAGGGAAATTAGTTGAAGCAATGCAATGTGGAACTCCAAGTGTGACGACCTCAATTGGTGCAGAGGCAATGTCAGGTGATTTAGTTTGGAATGGCTTTGTAAATGATGATGCTTTTGATTTTGCTGAATCAGCAATACAATTGTATCAAAACAAAATAATTTGGCTAAAGGCCCAGCAAAACGGAATAGTGATAATTAATGAACGTTATTCTAAAAAAAATCACGAAGAAAATTTTGCTAAACAACTAGAATTTTTATTGTCTAATTTGAAAGAACATCGATTGGCTAATTTCATGGGTGAATTATTACAGCATCATACTCTGAAAAGCACAAAATATATGTCGAAATGGATAGAGGAAAAAAATAAGAAATAA
- a CDS encoding pyruvate dehydrogenase complex dihydrolipoamide acetyltransferase yields MATIITMPRLSDTMTEGTVATWLKKVGDKISEGDILAEIETDKATMEFESFNEGTLLYIGIPEGETAPVDSLLAIIGTEGEDISALIAGGSAPATAEAPAKTEAKKEEAPAPTAIAALPKGVVVVTMPRLSDTMTEGTVATWLKKVGDSVAEGDILAEIETDKATMEFESFNEGTLLYIGIQEESTAPVDSLLAIIGPAGTDISGIAENYTAGGTPQAAAPVEEAKAATATTAAPIVQEASTDGQRILASPLAKKIASDKGIQLNQVKGSGENGRIVKSDIENFTPQATAQNVAAAPAKTETVVAPKPYVPAGEVFTEEIKNSQMRKIIAKRLAESLFTAPHYNLVIEVTMDEAMKSRAIINSVPDTKVSFNDMVIKACAIALKKHPKINSQWREDAIIINHHVNIGVAVAVEDGLVVPVLPFTDGMSLSQIGGSVRDLAGRAKNKKLLPSEMEGSTFTISNLGMFGITEFNSIINQPNSAILSVGAIVEKPVVKNGQIVVGNTMMLSLACDHRTIDGATGAQFLQTLKQYIENPVTMLA; encoded by the coding sequence ATGGCGACAATAATAACAATGCCTCGTTTGAGCGATACAATGACTGAAGGAACGGTAGCGACTTGGCTAAAAAAAGTAGGGGACAAAATCAGCGAAGGTGACATCCTTGCAGAGATTGAAACAGACAAAGCAACAATGGAATTTGAGTCCTTCAACGAAGGAACACTTTTATACATAGGCATACCGGAAGGAGAAACTGCACCAGTTGATTCATTATTAGCAATTATTGGTACAGAAGGCGAAGACATCTCAGCTTTAATAGCTGGAGGTTCTGCTCCTGCCACTGCTGAAGCTCCGGCAAAAACAGAAGCTAAAAAAGAAGAAGCACCTGCTCCAACTGCTATAGCAGCATTACCAAAAGGAGTTGTTGTAGTAACAATGCCTCGTTTGAGTGATACTATGACAGAAGGAACGGTAGCAACTTGGCTGAAAAAAGTAGGTGATTCAGTTGCCGAAGGTGATATTCTTGCTGAAATCGAAACAGATAAAGCAACAATGGAATTTGAGTCTTTCAACGAAGGAACTTTATTATATATTGGAATTCAAGAAGAAAGTACTGCACCAGTTGACAGCCTTTTAGCTATAATTGGACCTGCAGGAACAGACATTAGTGGTATTGCAGAAAATTATACTGCAGGTGGAACTCCACAAGCTGCAGCTCCTGTTGAAGAAGCAAAAGCAGCAACTGCTACTACCGCTGCTCCAATTGTTCAAGAAGCATCAACTGATGGTCAACGCATTTTGGCATCACCATTAGCTAAGAAAATTGCTAGCGACAAAGGAATTCAATTAAATCAAGTGAAAGGTTCTGGTGAAAACGGACGTATCGTGAAAAGTGATATTGAAAACTTTACACCACAAGCTACTGCACAAAACGTAGCTGCTGCACCTGCAAAAACTGAAACTGTAGTCGCTCCAAAACCTTACGTTCCTGCTGGCGAAGTTTTCACAGAAGAAATCAAAAATTCGCAAATGCGTAAAATCATTGCGAAACGTTTGGCTGAATCTTTATTCACAGCACCTCATTACAACTTAGTAATTGAAGTAACTATGGACGAAGCAATGAAATCAAGAGCTATTATTAATAGTGTTCCTGATACTAAAGTTTCATTCAATGATATGGTGATTAAAGCTTGTGCAATTGCATTAAAAAAACACCCAAAGATAAACTCTCAATGGAGAGAAGATGCTATCATCATCAACCACCATGTAAATATTGGTGTGGCAGTAGCTGTTGAAGATGGACTTGTTGTACCTGTATTACCATTTACAGATGGCATGAGCTTATCTCAAATAGGCGGTAGCGTTAGAGATCTTGCCGGAAGAGCTAAAAACAAAAAATTATTACCATCAGAAATGGAAGGAAGTACTTTTACTATCTCTAACCTTGGAATGTTTGGTATTACTGAATTTAACTCTATCATCAACCAACCTAACTCTGCTATCCTTTCAGTAGGTGCTATTGTTGAAAAACCAGTAGTGAAAAATGGCCAAATCGTTGTAGGAAATACGATGATGTTATCTTTAGCTTGTGACCACAGAACTATTGATGGTGCAACTGGAGCACAATTTTTACAAACATTAAAACAATATATTGAAAACCCAGTTACTATGCTGGCTTAA